The following coding sequences lie in one Treponema socranskii subsp. buccale genomic window:
- a CDS encoding cell division protein ZapB: MISLDQILLLERKVESAVEKISQLQSENDALRTKCAELTNALADKSERLSSIEQDQSKIENGILKALDRLNSIENSVLRAGSAASSAKVQQTPKAHESAPARPAAEPKKSEEGGQFDIF, encoded by the coding sequence ATGATATCGCTCGATCAGATTCTTCTTCTTGAACGAAAAGTGGAAAGCGCTGTGGAAAAAATCTCACAGCTGCAGTCGGAAAACGATGCTCTGCGCACCAAGTGTGCCGAGCTCACAAATGCGCTTGCCGACAAATCGGAGCGGCTTTCCTCTATCGAACAGGATCAGAGCAAGATCGAAAACGGCATATTAAAAGCGCTCGACCGGCTCAACTCCATCGAAAATTCCGTACTGAGAGCCGGAAGCGCAGCTTCTTCTGCAAAAGTGCAGCAGACCCCGAAAGCGCACGAAAGCGCGCCCGCCCGCCCCGCCGCCGAACCGAAAAAATCGGAAGAGGGCGGCCAGTTCGACATTTTCTAA
- a CDS encoding HD domain-containing phosphohydrolase: MKRIKKSMLQKEQKLQKILELEKKLEEIQDIDVLLERILTETRAIVRADAGSIYEIEDNKLRIKYAQNDTQLKKLKPGEKLPYLSFSVPINEKSISGYVALSGEPVNIQNAYRIPSDKPFVFNKKTDIATGYHTKSIYTLPLKMQSGKLLGVMQLINAQNESGKIIGFDRDAVLYITHFASNVRQALQNTYQTNLMVQRMLKMAELRDPKETYPHVMRVAENSLEIYDRWAFDHHVPEHEKHRFRDCLKIAAKFHDIGKVGIPDAVLHSPKRYGPDDENRAILKGHTCIGAQIFGDGTSMLDSMCRDVALHHHEAWNKSPAGYPGDIDYRAYKIGEPIPPAKALGGDEIPLAARIISVADVFDALSHRRSYKDAWSPDEAFAEIEKGAGTQFDPEIVEAFLQVKSRIAAILLAYPDEESRPEEKGTSV; the protein is encoded by the coding sequence ATGAAGCGGATAAAAAAAAGTATGCTGCAAAAAGAGCAAAAGCTGCAAAAAATTCTTGAGCTCGAAAAAAAACTTGAAGAAATCCAAGACATCGACGTGCTCCTCGAACGCATTCTCACCGAAACGCGCGCTATCGTCCGCGCGGATGCGGGTTCCATCTACGAAATCGAAGACAACAAGCTGCGCATAAAATACGCGCAAAACGATACGCAGCTGAAAAAGCTCAAACCCGGAGAAAAACTTCCGTATCTGTCCTTTTCCGTTCCGATCAATGAAAAGTCGATTTCGGGTTATGTTGCGCTGTCGGGAGAGCCGGTTAATATTCAGAACGCGTATCGAATTCCTTCGGACAAACCTTTTGTTTTTAATAAAAAAACCGATATCGCGACCGGCTATCATACAAAATCGATCTATACGCTGCCGCTTAAGATGCAGTCGGGAAAACTGCTCGGCGTCATGCAGCTCATAAATGCGCAAAACGAATCGGGAAAGATTATCGGCTTTGATAGAGACGCCGTGCTCTATATCACACACTTTGCGTCGAACGTTCGCCAAGCGCTGCAAAATACGTATCAGACGAATTTGATGGTACAGCGCATGCTGAAGATGGCGGAGCTCCGCGATCCGAAAGAAACCTATCCGCACGTTATGCGGGTCGCCGAAAATTCGCTCGAAATATACGACCGCTGGGCCTTCGATCACCATGTTCCCGAACACGAAAAACATCGCTTTCGCGACTGTTTAAAAATCGCCGCAAAATTTCACGACATCGGCAAAGTCGGCATTCCCGATGCGGTGCTTCACAGCCCGAAGCGCTACGGCCCCGACGATGAAAACCGCGCCATATTAAAAGGGCACACGTGCATCGGTGCGCAGATTTTCGGAGACGGTACTTCCATGCTCGATTCGATGTGTCGAGACGTTGCGCTCCATCATCACGAAGCGTGGAACAAATCGCCTGCCGGCTATCCCGGCGATATCGATTATCGTGCGTATAAAATAGGCGAGCCCATTCCTCCGGCAAAAGCCCTCGGCGGAGATGAGATTCCCCTCGCAGCGCGCATCATAAGCGTCGCGGACGTATTCGACGCGCTCAGCCACCGCCGATCGTATAAAGACGCGTGGTCTCCCGATGAAGCGTTTGCAGAGATCGAAAAGGGGGCGGGCACGCAGTTCGACCCTGAAATCGTCGAAGCGTTTTTGCAGGTAAAAAGCCGCATCGCGGCAATCCTCCTCGCATACCCCGACGAAGAATCCCGCCCCGAAGAGAAGGGTACATCGGTTTAA
- a CDS encoding aspartate carbamoyltransferase regulatory subunit, which yields MMNVTAIKNGLVIDHIRAGTGWRIFRRLGLDASSFTSALIMNVPSQKSGKKDLIKIDNIIDIDFSVLGFIDPDICVNIIKDEKVVRKINMTLPPRVQNVFRCKNPRCITASENFVPSTFLLVDRTKRLYRCEYCDALYTAGEDGNPVEAKS from the coding sequence GTGATGAACGTAACGGCGATTAAAAACGGTTTGGTAATCGATCACATCAGAGCGGGGACGGGCTGGCGCATTTTCCGCCGGCTCGGCCTCGACGCTTCTTCTTTTACGTCGGCTCTCATCATGAACGTGCCGTCGCAAAAGAGCGGCAAAAAAGATTTGATCAAAATCGACAATATCATCGATATCGATTTTTCGGTACTCGGCTTTATCGATCCCGATATCTGCGTCAATATTATTAAAGACGAAAAAGTCGTTCGGAAAATCAATATGACCCTGCCGCCGCGCGTACAAAACGTATTCCGCTGTAAAAATCCGCGCTGTATCACGGCGAGCGAAAACTTCGTTCCGTCGACCTTTTTGCTTGTCGACCGAACGAAAAGATTGTACCGCTGTGAATACTGCGACGCGCTGTATACGGCGGGTGAAGACGGAAATCCCGTGGAGGCGAAGTCATGA
- the infC gene encoding translation initiation factor IF-3, translating to MAYTNNNKGLRINEQIRVREIRLIDDEGNQKGIVPTIDALRMARDEDLDLVEVSPNANPPVCKILDFGKYRFEMEKKLRDSKKNQKVLKLKEIRMQPKIGPGDLDTKAKHVQEFLDEGNKVKITIRFRGRELAHTELGYGVLQEVLKRLTSAYVVEKPAAMDGKFMSMIISGKAKTTSEVKSNA from the coding sequence TTGGCCTATACTAACAACAATAAGGGTTTACGGATTAACGAACAAATCCGCGTACGGGAAATCAGGTTAATAGATGATGAGGGTAATCAAAAAGGAATCGTACCTACGATTGATGCGCTCAGAATGGCTAGGGATGAGGACCTCGACCTTGTTGAAGTTTCGCCAAACGCGAATCCGCCGGTCTGCAAAATACTCGACTTCGGCAAATACCGGTTTGAAATGGAAAAAAAGCTCCGAGACTCCAAGAAAAACCAAAAGGTATTGAAGCTCAAGGAAATCCGTATGCAGCCGAAAATCGGCCCGGGCGACCTTGACACGAAAGCCAAGCATGTGCAGGAATTCCTCGACGAAGGCAATAAAGTCAAAATCACGATCCGCTTCCGCGGACGCGAATTGGCACACACCGAGCTCGGATACGGAGTCCTGCAGGAAGTTTTGAAAAGGCTTACTTCCGCGTACGTCGTCGAAAAACCGGCCGCTATGGACGGCAAGTTTATGTCGATGATCATTTCGGGAAAAGCCAAAACAACAAGTGAGGTAAAATCGAATGCCTAA
- the zapA gene encoding cell division protein ZapA yields MGSLQIDLLGSSFAIKANEESAYLEKLLGYYKRITEEVKKTGGLTKPVEIAIMSGITLVDELYKEKSKNAKLLNGGDSTDDEEAERLTLRMIDRIDKALE; encoded by the coding sequence ATGGGTTCCCTTCAAATCGATTTGCTCGGTTCTTCTTTTGCGATCAAAGCGAACGAAGAGTCCGCCTACCTTGAAAAACTGCTCGGCTATTATAAACGCATTACCGAAGAAGTGAAAAAAACGGGCGGCTTGACCAAGCCCGTCGAAATAGCGATCATGAGCGGCATCACGCTCGTCGACGAATTGTACAAAGAAAAATCGAAAAACGCAAAACTCTTAAACGGCGGCGACTCGACCGACGATGAAGAAGCCGAACGCCTCACGCTCCGCATGATAGACAGGATCGATAAGGCGCTCGAGTGA
- the fabF gene encoding beta-ketoacyl-ACP synthase II: MDVQSRRRVVITGLGAVTPLGNDVASTWAGIKAGKSGIGKITLFDASDYPVKIAAEVKDFSLDAYGLDHKVVRKMARFTRFLTAASLQAVRDAGYDESSFGQDASGIVNGVGIGGYDAIEDGFKKYCDPRFGVSRLPPLTAPMMLQNEAAANVSMLLGVHGPVWTISTACASGTDAIGLASDLIRSGRVDVCIGSGTEACITGFSIGCFQVLQALASSFNDCPEKASRPFDKARDGFVMAEGSAALVLEELEHAKKRGARIYAEIAGYGSSSDAYHITAPAPDGSGGALCIERAFADAGMQPSSVQYYNAHGTSTQANDETETKMIKRAFGDHAYTLAVSSTKSMTGHMIGAAGLIEALFCVKAIGDGFAPPTMNLDEPDVEHGCDLDYVPNKGRKMRIDAAASVSLGFGGHNGCVIVKRYE, translated from the coding sequence ATGGATGTTCAATCACGACGGCGTGTAGTCATTACGGGTTTGGGTGCCGTAACTCCGCTCGGAAACGATGTCGCATCGACATGGGCGGGCATTAAAGCCGGCAAAAGCGGCATCGGAAAAATTACCCTTTTCGATGCTTCCGATTATCCCGTAAAGATTGCGGCCGAAGTAAAAGATTTTTCACTCGACGCGTACGGTTTGGATCACAAAGTCGTGCGGAAAATGGCGCGGTTTACGCGCTTTCTCACAGCGGCTTCCCTGCAGGCCGTTCGCGACGCGGGCTATGACGAATCGTCTTTCGGGCAGGACGCGTCGGGTATCGTAAACGGCGTCGGTATCGGCGGCTACGACGCGATCGAAGACGGTTTTAAAAAATACTGCGATCCCCGTTTCGGCGTGAGCCGGCTGCCGCCGCTCACCGCTCCGATGATGCTGCAAAACGAAGCGGCTGCGAATGTCAGTATGCTCCTCGGTGTGCACGGCCCGGTATGGACGATTTCGACGGCCTGCGCTTCAGGTACCGATGCAATCGGTCTTGCCTCCGATTTGATTCGAAGCGGCAGGGTCGATGTGTGCATCGGAAGCGGCACGGAAGCGTGCATTACGGGATTCAGCATCGGCTGCTTTCAAGTGCTGCAGGCGCTTGCGTCTTCGTTCAACGATTGTCCGGAAAAAGCGAGCCGCCCCTTCGACAAAGCGAGAGACGGCTTTGTCATGGCCGAAGGGAGCGCCGCCCTCGTGCTCGAAGAACTCGAACACGCCAAAAAGCGCGGCGCGCGCATCTACGCGGAAATCGCGGGCTACGGATCGTCGAGCGACGCTTATCACATAACCGCGCCTGCTCCCGACGGTTCGGGGGGAGCGCTTTGCATCGAGCGCGCTTTTGCCGACGCGGGTATGCAGCCTTCTTCGGTTCAGTATTACAACGCGCACGGTACGTCGACGCAGGCGAACGACGAAACGGAAACGAAAATGATAAAGCGCGCTTTCGGCGATCACGCGTATACATTGGCGGTATCTTCGACGAAGAGTATGACCGGCCACATGATCGGAGCTGCGGGTCTTATCGAAGCGCTCTTTTGCGTCAAAGCGATCGGAGACGGTTTTGCACCTCCGACGATGAACCTCGACGAACCCGATGTCGAGCACGGCTGCGATTTGGATTACGTTCCGAACAAAGGCAGAAAAATGCGCATCGATGCGGCGGCAAGCGTATCGCTCGGTTTCGGCGGACATAACGGGTGCGTCATCGTTAAGCGGTACGAATAA
- a CDS encoding DUF188 domain-containing protein, whose protein sequence is MKPVHVWVDADSCPRTVRDYIIKKAADLSLAVTFVANRAVPVDEKLLIDKKSSFESVICENTPGAADDYIAGSAEKGDMIVTRDIPLAAKLAERGLCVLNDRGISYTKESAKKKLADRNFNMQLAEAGLTGNKKNIYGKKEFALFAACFDKEIIKLIRERSLSLL, encoded by the coding sequence GTGAAGCCCGTGCACGTGTGGGTGGATGCCGATTCGTGTCCGCGAACGGTACGCGACTACATCATTAAAAAAGCGGCGGATCTTTCGCTTGCCGTCACTTTCGTCGCAAACCGCGCCGTCCCCGTCGATGAAAAATTATTAATCGATAAAAAATCATCTTTCGAAAGCGTCATTTGCGAAAACACGCCCGGCGCGGCCGACGACTATATCGCAGGCAGTGCGGAAAAAGGCGATATGATCGTCACGCGCGACATTCCGCTTGCAGCAAAGCTTGCCGAACGGGGCTTGTGCGTTTTAAATGACCGAGGAATTTCCTATACGAAAGAGAGCGCGAAAAAAAAACTTGCCGACAGGAATTTCAATATGCAGCTTGCAGAGGCGGGGCTTACGGGCAATAAAAAAAACATCTACGGCAAAAAAGAATTCGCCTTATTCGCAGCATGCTTCGACAAAGAGATAATCAAATTGATCCGCGAGCGCTCTCTCTCGCTGCTGTAA
- a CDS encoding dihydroorotase has product MTRAFLFYNAHLLDEAIDSPGALLVVDDKIRAVYTGYFTNKKTTEALALSVLAEDGYEHPSVEYVDAQGLTLMPAFIDMHVHLRYPGQTQKEDLTSGLRAACAGGFGTVVAMPNTAPVVSSQMSALEIDREAASLALAGVIQSVSITKDFGGSDTRHIEDLDASRVPLITEDGNDVASASVMLDAMTKAARRGIIVSCHSEDASLAAAAKTYRREALKLMEAYDLAAWGADDDDDVPDEVLDKIASLLTKANDLLALAENSATIRNIMIAREAGCRVHIAHVSTAAALDAVRSAKESLSDDEADYLADEADAAYEASLDGTRYVPEAREEKRFCVTCEVTPHHLALCGTDEPFIRALVNPPLRSEDDRVVLLEGLRDGTVDVIATDHAPHTLEDKVSGSPGFTGLETAFAVCNTVLVAGGQLGAKRLSALMSANPARILGLNKGVLAPGFDADIVFVDPEEKWTVDASAFFSKGKATPFDGRELVGKVKELFVGGRRVFRYSD; this is encoded by the coding sequence ATGACGCGCGCTTTTCTTTTTTACAATGCACATCTCCTCGACGAAGCGATCGACTCGCCCGGAGCGCTGCTTGTCGTGGACGATAAAATCCGCGCGGTCTATACCGGCTATTTTACGAATAAAAAAACGACGGAAGCTCTCGCGCTTTCCGTGCTCGCAGAAGACGGCTATGAGCATCCCTCCGTCGAATACGTCGACGCGCAGGGGCTCACGCTCATGCCCGCTTTTATCGATATGCACGTGCACTTGCGCTATCCCGGGCAGACGCAAAAAGAAGATTTGACAAGCGGATTGCGCGCGGCTTGTGCCGGAGGCTTCGGTACCGTCGTTGCGATGCCGAATACGGCTCCCGTCGTTTCGTCGCAGATGAGCGCGCTCGAAATCGACAGGGAAGCGGCTTCTCTCGCTCTTGCCGGCGTGATACAGTCGGTAAGCATCACAAAGGATTTCGGAGGCTCGGATACCCGACACATCGAAGACCTCGACGCATCTCGCGTGCCGCTTATCACCGAAGACGGAAACGATGTCGCATCCGCTTCCGTCATGCTCGACGCTATGACGAAAGCCGCCCGGCGAGGTATTATCGTAAGCTGTCACAGTGAAGACGCATCGCTTGCGGCCGCGGCAAAAACTTACCGCCGTGAAGCGCTCAAACTGATGGAAGCCTATGACCTTGCCGCGTGGGGAGCGGACGACGACGATGACGTTCCCGACGAAGTGCTCGACAAAATCGCGAGCCTTTTGACAAAAGCGAACGATCTGCTCGCGCTTGCGGAAAACAGCGCGACGATCCGCAATATCATGATTGCGCGTGAAGCGGGGTGCCGTGTGCATATCGCACACGTGAGTACGGCCGCCGCCCTCGATGCGGTGCGCAGTGCAAAAGAATCGCTTTCGGACGATGAAGCGGATTACCTCGCCGACGAAGCGGACGCCGCCTACGAAGCTTCCCTCGACGGTACGCGCTATGTACCCGAAGCGCGGGAAGAAAAACGTTTTTGCGTTACCTGCGAAGTAACTCCGCATCACTTGGCTCTCTGCGGCACCGACGAACCTTTTATACGCGCGCTCGTAAATCCGCCGCTCAGGAGCGAAGACGACCGCGTCGTGCTTCTCGAAGGACTTCGCGACGGTACGGTCGATGTCATCGCGACCGATCACGCGCCGCATACGCTCGAAGACAAAGTCTCAGGCAGTCCCGGCTTTACGGGGCTTGAAACGGCCTTTGCGGTGTGCAATACCGTTCTCGTTGCAGGCGGTCAGCTCGGAGCGAAGAGATTGTCGGCTCTCATGTCGGCAAATCCCGCGCGTATTCTCGGTCTCAATAAAGGCGTGCTCGCTCCCGGTTTCGACGCCGACATCGTGTTCGTCGATCCCGAAGAAAAGTGGACTGTGGACGCGAGCGCCTTTTTCAGCAAAGGAAAAGCGACTCCGTTCGACGGCCGTGAACTCGTCGGCAAAGTAAAAGAGCTCTTTGTCGGAGGCAGGCGGGTGTTCCGATACTCCGACTGA
- the rpmI gene encoding 50S ribosomal protein L35, translated as MPKMKTKKSAAKRYSLTGGGKVKYKKMNLRHILTKRSSKRKRQLRAAGIMAEDSAKKVRKQMLPYG; from the coding sequence ATGCCTAAGATGAAGACGAAAAAATCCGCAGCCAAGCGCTATTCGCTTACGGGCGGCGGAAAAGTCAAGTACAAGAAAATGAACCTCCGCCATATTCTCACCAAGCGTTCTTCAAAACGGAAACGCCAGCTCCGTGCTGCAGGAATTATGGCCGAAGACTCTGCAAAAAAAGTAAGAAAGCAGATGCTGCCGTACGGCTGA
- a CDS encoding RsmB/NOP family class I SAM-dependent RNA methyltransferase, with protein MRKDRGVQKLSGRAGFESYYSVLYGERWPKLKEALSGDVRYAAWNAGGKEPYFLDAASVLAASSLPLSGAHTVLDLCAAPGGKTLVLASLMEDDARLVANERSRERCRRLKRVLENCLPETVFARVKTNLSDGAKMCLDENARFDRILLDAPCSSERHVFTDAKYLAEWTPSRIKTSTIAQWALLSSAYRMLNPEGCILYSTCALAPAENDGVVGRLLKKFDTAKIVLDVISFERQRFLPFCDTLFPEAEKTKYGFHVLPDVQNGAGPIYFSLIQKAAI; from the coding sequence ATGCGAAAAGATAGAGGAGTGCAAAAGCTTTCAGGAAGAGCGGGATTCGAATCGTACTATTCGGTTCTGTACGGAGAGCGATGGCCGAAGCTCAAAGAAGCGCTTTCAGGCGATGTCCGCTATGCGGCGTGGAACGCGGGCGGAAAGGAGCCGTATTTTCTCGATGCCGCAAGCGTTTTGGCGGCTTCTTCGCTTCCGCTTTCAGGCGCCCATACGGTTCTCGACCTCTGCGCGGCTCCCGGCGGCAAAACGCTCGTCCTCGCATCCCTTATGGAAGATGATGCTCGGCTCGTTGCGAACGAGCGCTCCCGTGAGCGATGCCGGAGGCTCAAGCGCGTCCTTGAAAATTGTCTTCCTGAAACCGTTTTTGCGCGCGTAAAGACGAACTTGAGCGACGGTGCGAAGATGTGCCTCGACGAAAACGCGCGCTTTGACCGCATCCTGCTCGACGCTCCGTGTTCGTCCGAACGTCACGTTTTTACCGATGCGAAATATCTTGCCGAGTGGACGCCTTCGCGGATAAAAACTTCGACGATCGCTCAGTGGGCGCTGTTGTCGTCGGCTTACCGCATGCTGAATCCTGAAGGCTGTATTCTCTATTCGACCTGCGCACTTGCTCCCGCCGAAAACGACGGTGTCGTCGGGCGGCTTTTGAAAAAATTCGATACGGCGAAAATCGTGCTCGATGTCATTTCTTTCGAAAGACAAAGGTTTCTGCCGTTTTGCGATACGCTTTTTCCGGAAGCCGAAAAGACAAAATACGGTTTTCATGTTCTGCCCGACGTACAAAACGGAGCGGGGCCGATATATTTTTCTCTGATTCAAAAGGCGGCGATATAA
- the pyrB gene encoding aspartate carbamoyltransferase, with amino-acid sequence MLEGRHLIEPDDLSVEEIDEICSLSEQMIVDPAAFQDVCRGKILAALFFEPSTRTRLSFEAAMLRLGGAVEGFSDAQSNSSVKGESLSDTIRVVSSYVDVIAMRSPKEGAALLASRFSSCPLINAGDGGHFHPTQTLTDLVTIRELRGGFENLTVGFCGDLKFGRTVHSLVQAMCRYKNNKFVFISPSELAIPEYIRESVLDASGAEYESVHRLEDVIDTIDILYMTRVQKERFFNEQDYIRLKDSYILDKEKMKLARPDMIVLHPLPRVNEIAPEVDDDPRAAYFRQVKYGMYARMALIAKLTGCL; translated from the coding sequence ATGTTGGAAGGACGCCATCTTATAGAGCCGGATGATCTTTCCGTCGAAGAGATCGATGAAATCTGCTCTCTTTCCGAACAGATGATCGTCGATCCTGCTGCGTTTCAAGATGTGTGCCGCGGGAAAATTCTCGCGGCGCTTTTTTTTGAACCGAGCACGCGTACGCGTCTTTCCTTCGAAGCGGCGATGCTCCGTCTCGGAGGCGCGGTCGAGGGATTTTCGGACGCACAGTCGAATTCCTCTGTAAAAGGGGAATCTCTTTCCGATACGATCCGTGTCGTTTCATCTTATGTGGACGTCATCGCGATGCGCAGTCCGAAAGAGGGGGCGGCGCTCCTCGCATCCCGTTTTTCGTCGTGTCCTCTTATAAATGCGGGCGACGGAGGACACTTCCATCCGACGCAGACGCTCACCGATTTGGTGACGATACGAGAGCTGCGCGGCGGTTTTGAAAATCTTACCGTAGGCTTTTGCGGGGATTTGAAATTCGGGCGCACTGTGCACAGTCTCGTGCAGGCTATGTGCCGCTATAAAAATAATAAATTCGTTTTTATCAGTCCGAGCGAACTTGCGATCCCCGAATACATTCGGGAAAGCGTACTCGATGCCTCGGGCGCCGAATATGAAAGCGTACATCGCCTCGAAGACGTCATCGATACGATCGATATCCTCTATATGACGCGCGTGCAAAAAGAGCGCTTTTTCAACGAACAGGATTATATCCGCTTAAAGGACAGCTATATTCTTGACAAAGAAAAGATGAAACTTGCGAGGCCGGATATGATCGTGCTTCATCCGCTGCCGCGCGTAAACGAGATAGCGCCGGAAGTAGACGACGATCCGCGGGCGGCGTATTTCAGGCAGGTGAAATACGGCATGTATGCGCGCATGGCGCTCATTGCAAAATTGACGGGCTGTCTGTAG
- the fabV gene encoding enoyl-ACP reductase FabV — protein MIIKPMVRSSICINAHPVGCAKETENEIAYIKVQKEKRGIKGAKEGGAGPKTVLVLGCSTGYGLASRIVAAFEYGADTIGVSFEKAGTETKGGTPGWYNNLAFDRAAKKAGLQSVTLNADAFADETRTLVIDEVKKLGAKFDLIIYSLASPVRTDPDTKVLYKSVIKPRGKPYSGKCIDIMTETLKESSAEPATEEEIASTIKVMGGDDWRRWIKQLSDAGVLAQGCRTIAYSYIGPELSHAIYRDGTIGTAKLDLEKAALDLDKELKSSVGGGAYISVNKGLVTRSSAVIPIISLYLSILFKVMKEKGTHEGCIEQMERLFAERLYTADGTVPTDSEHRIRIDDLELADDVQKKCLESMKSVTQENLRELCDLEGYKHDFLAANGFDIAGVDYDKDVARMDTID, from the coding sequence ATGATTATTAAACCGATGGTTCGAAGCAGCATTTGTATCAACGCGCATCCTGTAGGTTGTGCAAAAGAAACGGAAAACGAAATCGCGTATATCAAGGTGCAAAAAGAAAAGCGCGGCATCAAGGGTGCAAAAGAGGGCGGAGCGGGGCCGAAAACCGTGCTCGTCCTCGGCTGCTCGACGGGATACGGACTTGCGAGCCGCATCGTCGCCGCATTCGAATACGGAGCCGACACGATCGGCGTTTCGTTCGAAAAAGCGGGAACCGAAACGAAGGGCGGCACACCCGGCTGGTACAATAATTTGGCTTTCGACCGCGCGGCAAAAAAAGCGGGACTTCAATCCGTCACGCTGAATGCGGACGCCTTTGCCGACGAAACGAGAACGCTCGTCATCGACGAAGTGAAAAAACTCGGAGCCAAATTCGATTTAATAATTTACAGTCTTGCAAGTCCCGTGCGCACCGATCCCGATACGAAAGTGCTGTACAAATCGGTAATCAAGCCGCGCGGAAAACCCTACAGCGGAAAGTGTATCGACATTATGACCGAAACGCTCAAAGAATCGAGCGCGGAGCCGGCGACGGAAGAGGAGATCGCAAGCACGATCAAAGTGATGGGCGGAGACGACTGGAGGCGCTGGATCAAACAGCTGTCCGATGCGGGAGTCCTTGCGCAAGGCTGCCGTACGATCGCGTATTCGTACATCGGACCCGAACTCAGCCATGCGATTTACCGCGACGGCACGATCGGCACGGCAAAGCTCGATTTGGAAAAAGCGGCGCTCGACTTGGACAAAGAGCTGAAATCGTCGGTAGGAGGAGGCGCGTACATTTCCGTCAACAAGGGACTCGTCACGCGTTCGAGCGCGGTTATCCCGATCATATCGCTGTACCTGTCGATTTTATTTAAAGTGATGAAAGAAAAGGGAACGCATGAAGGATGCATCGAACAGATGGAGCGTCTCTTTGCCGAACGGCTTTATACGGCCGACGGTACGGTTCCGACCGACAGCGAGCACCGTATCAGAATCGACGATCTCGAACTTGCGGACGACGTGCAGAAAAAATGCCTCGAAAGCATGAAGTCGGTGACGCAGGAAAATCTCCGCGAGCTCTGCGACCTCGAAGGCTACAAGCACGACTTTCTCGCCGCAAACGGGTTCGATATCGCGGGCGTCGATTACGATAAGGACGTCGCTCGCATGGATACGATCGATTGA
- the rplT gene encoding 50S ribosomal protein L20 has product MSRAIDGSKRKNRRIKILKLAKGFRGDRKSNFKAAKDAVVKALRHAYVDRRDRKGNFRSLWIARINAAVRDEGLSYSRFIDGCTKAGVAINRKALANMAIEDPAAFKAVVDIAKNALKA; this is encoded by the coding sequence ATGTCAAGAGCAATAGACGGATCAAAACGCAAAAACCGCCGCATCAAAATTCTAAAGCTTGCAAAGGGTTTCAGAGGCGACAGAAAATCGAATTTCAAAGCCGCAAAAGACGCGGTCGTAAAAGCGCTGCGCCACGCCTATGTCGACAGACGCGACAGAAAGGGCAATTTCCGCTCGTTGTGGATCGCACGCATCAACGCGGCCGTTCGCGACGAAGGACTTTCGTACTCGCGCTTTATCGACGGCTGTACCAAGGCAGGTGTCGCGATCAACCGAAAAGCACTCGCGAATATGGCAATCGAAGATCCCGCGGCGTTCAAAGCCGTCGTGGATATCGCAAAGAACGCACTGAAGGCATAA